In the Aliarcobacter cryaerophilus genome, one interval contains:
- the recO gene encoding recombination protein RecO, whose translation MQGYIVDIKAVKDDDLIVTIICENELITSYRFYGARHSNINIGYKIDFELETTKSTIPRLKDVIQLGFPWILNNQKMYAWQRYLKLFYVHLKELHELEPFYFFLLENLVSKIEKQNVYRAIIESYLSILEHEGRLHTDFECLICEVEINSDLSIVRGFLPVHKSCIRGKVFDYLKIKELFFTKKTINLNDDEVENLFEILLLGL comes from the coding sequence GTGCAAGGCTATATTGTTGATATAAAAGCTGTAAAAGATGACGATTTAATTGTCACTATTATATGCGAAAATGAGTTGATTACTTCATATAGATTTTATGGAGCAAGACACTCAAATATCAATATTGGCTATAAAATAGACTTTGAACTTGAAACTACAAAATCTACTATTCCAAGACTTAAAGATGTGATTCAACTAGGTTTCCCTTGGATTTTAAACAATCAAAAAATGTATGCCTGGCAAAGATATCTTAAACTTTTTTATGTTCATTTAAAAGAGCTTCATGAGTTAGAGCCATTCTACTTTTTTCTTTTAGAAAATTTAGTTTCAAAAATAGAGAAACAAAATGTTTATAGAGCTATTATAGAGTCATATCTATCAATTTTAGAACATGAAGGAAGACTTCATACAGATTTTGAGTGTCTTATTTGTGAAGTTGAAATAAATAGTGATTTATCAATAGTAAGAGGTTTTTTACCTGTTCACAAAAGTTGCATAAGAGGAAAAGTTTTTGATTATTTAAAAATAAAAGAGCTTTTTTTTACAAAAAAAACTATAAATCTAAATGATGATGAAGTAGAAAATCTTTTTGAAATCCTACTTCTTGGGCTTTGA
- a CDS encoding HDOD domain-containing protein: MQIDDLLRRVESLPPLPRTIILIEEYRRKSEKEISELHDIISKDALIVTNLLKIANSAMFGFRSKVETPLRAISLLGINFTISVAISASSQKLLVTTLAPYGLTNDNFMNSSNIASVLASLWLGKIDETIKDEIILPALLIDIGKYIIADMILNEQKEKEFKAQIEEGILSIEEVEKEFLGFSSSYVTAQIFKHWKLSPNLINSIEFVDDINSVSKEFERKAKILSVIKTVANIKEPLSEKSIKEGIIKAKEYGFDTKILAQTIENLKTKIDLY, translated from the coding sequence TTGCAAATTGATGATTTATTAAGAAGAGTTGAATCCCTTCCACCTCTTCCTAGAACTATTATTTTAATAGAAGAGTATAGAAGAAAAAGTGAAAAAGAGATAAGTGAACTTCATGATATTATAAGTAAAGATGCTTTGATTGTAACAAATCTTTTAAAAATAGCAAATTCAGCTATGTTTGGTTTTCGAAGTAAAGTTGAAACTCCACTTAGAGCGATATCTTTACTTGGAATAAACTTTACAATATCGGTTGCTATTTCAGCTAGTAGTCAAAAACTATTAGTTACAACTTTGGCTCCATATGGACTTACAAATGATAATTTTATGAATTCATCAAACATTGCATCTGTTTTGGCTAGTTTATGGTTGGGTAAAATAGATGAAACTATAAAAGATGAGATTATTTTACCTGCACTTTTGATTGATATTGGTAAATATATTATTGCTGATATGATTCTAAATGAGCAAAAAGAAAAAGAGTTTAAAGCACAAATAGAAGAAGGAATTTTATCTATTGAAGAGGTAGAAAAAGAGTTTTTAGGATTTTCTAGTTCATATGTAACAGCACAAATTTTTAAACACTGGAAACTTAGTCCAAATTTGATAAATAGTATAGAATTTGTAGATGATATAAATAGTGTTTCAAAAGAGTTTGAAAGAAAAGCAAAAATTTTAAGTGTAATAAAAACTGTTGCAAATATAAAAGAACCTTTAAGCGAAAAATCAATTAAAGAAGGAATTATAAAAGCAAAAGAGTATGGATTTGATACAAAAATATTAGCTCAAACCATAGAAAATCTTAAAACAAAAATAGATTTATATTAA
- the ychF gene encoding redox-regulated ATPase YchF yields MGLGVGIVGLPNVGKSTTFNALTKAQNAQAENYPFCTIEPNKAIVPVPDKRLDELAKIVNPDKIQHSTIDFVDIAGLVRGASKGEGLGNQFLSNIREVEVILHMVRCFEDGNIVHVEGDVNPLRDIEIIETELIYADISQLEKKIERLKKQSKGSKEAAASLAIAEELYAHIGELQPVKTFENRDNEVFIALDKELRFLSNKDVIYGANVDEDTLSVGTNDYVEMVKEHASNVGADVIVLCAKIEEELVGLEDDEARAFLDDLGVAESGLEQIIQKAFDKLGLQSYFTAGKIEVRAWTIRKNTKAPQAAAVIHNDFEKGFIKAEVISYEDFVKFGGEAKCKDAGKLRLEGKDYIVQDGDIMHFRFNV; encoded by the coding sequence ATGGGATTAGGAGTAGGAATAGTAGGACTTCCAAATGTGGGGAAAAGTACAACTTTTAATGCTTTAACAAAAGCACAAAATGCACAAGCGGAAAACTATCCATTTTGTACAATAGAGCCAAATAAAGCAATAGTTCCAGTTCCTGATAAAAGACTTGATGAGCTAGCAAAGATAGTAAATCCAGATAAAATTCAACACTCAACTATTGATTTTGTTGATATTGCAGGACTTGTAAGAGGTGCTAGTAAAGGTGAGGGGCTAGGAAATCAATTTTTATCAAATATAAGAGAAGTTGAAGTTATTTTGCATATGGTTAGATGTTTTGAAGATGGAAATATTGTTCATGTAGAGGGTGATGTAAACCCTTTAAGAGATATAGAGATAATTGAAACAGAGCTTATATATGCAGATATTTCTCAATTAGAGAAAAAAATTGAAAGACTTAAAAAACAGTCAAAAGGTAGTAAAGAAGCAGCAGCTTCACTAGCAATTGCTGAAGAGTTATATGCTCATATTGGTGAACTTCAACCTGTTAAAACATTTGAAAATAGAGATAATGAAGTATTTATAGCTTTAGATAAAGAGCTTAGATTTTTATCAAATAAAGATGTAATATATGGTGCTAATGTTGATGAAGATACATTAAGTGTTGGAACAAATGATTATGTTGAGATGGTAAAAGAGCATGCATCAAATGTTGGTGCGGATGTTATTGTTTTATGTGCAAAAATTGAAGAAGAGCTTGTAGGTTTAGAAGATGATGAAGCAAGAGCATTTTTGGATGATTTAGGAGTTGCTGAATCAGGTTTAGAGCAAATTATTCAAAAAGCTTTTGATAAATTAGGTCTTCAAAGCTATTTTACAGCTGGAAAAATAGAGGTTCGTGCTTGGACAATTAGAAAAAATACAAAAGCTCCACAAGCAGCTGCTGTTATTCACAATGACTTTGAAAAAGGTTTTATAAAAGCAGAAGTTATATCTTATGAAGATTTTGTTAAATTTGGTGGAGAAGCTAAATGCAAAGATGCTGGAAAATTAAGACTAGAAGGTAAGGATTATATTGTTCAAGATGGTGATATAATGCATTTTAGATTTAATGTTTAG
- a CDS encoding DUF411 domain-containing protein gives MRKTILSLILISSSIFAMEGKTMTVYKSPYCGCCEKWIDIMKKEGFKIKTIDTNEVNDIKQKAGLQAGQTSCHTAFVDGYIVEGHVNYSAIKKMLQEKPDILGISVPGMPIGSPGMEQENIKQAYNIIYIKKDGTEGVYESH, from the coding sequence ATGAGAAAAACTATTTTATCTTTAATACTTATATCAAGTTCTATTTTTGCAATGGAAGGTAAAACTATGACAGTTTATAAATCACCTTATTGTGGTTGTTGTGAGAAATGGATTGATATTATGAAAAAAGAAGGTTTTAAAATAAAAACTATTGATACAAATGAAGTTAATGATATAAAACAAAAAGCTGGTCTACAAGCTGGACAAACTTCTTGCCATACAGCTTTTGTAGATGGATATATAGTTGAAGGGCATGTAAATTATAGTGCAATTAAAAAAATGCTGCAAGAAAAACCAGATATTTTAGGAATATCTGTTCCTGGTATGCCAATTGGAAGCCCTGGAATGGAACAAGAGAATATAAAACAAGCATATAATATTATTTATATAAAAAAAGATGGAACTGAAGGAGTTTATGAATCACATTAG